Proteins from a genomic interval of Xylocopa sonorina isolate GNS202 chromosome 6, iyXylSono1_principal, whole genome shotgun sequence:
- the LOC143424422 gene encoding protein POLR1D, with amino-acid sequence MDDETLNRLAVEALLEEAKLGAKRAEIMGPSGWIKPRESINKRFLHSTLRNVVLSNKYQLKRRSEKRLRTASS; translated from the exons ATGGATGATGAAACTTTAAacag acTTGCAGTTGAAGCATTATTGGAAGAGGCAAAACTCGGGGCGAAAAGGGCAGAGATAATGGGCCCTAGTGGATGGATAAAACCAAGGGAATCTATTAATAAAAGATTCCTTCATTCAACATTACGCAATGTTGTTCTTTCAAATAAATATCAATTAAAAAGAAGAAGTGAAAAACGCTTGCGTACAGCTAGTTCATAa
- the LOC143424490 gene encoding uncharacterized protein LOC143424490 yields the protein MEDANNENQNVSDRHKNLFCQITRKITGISYENIEKKWLHGNTYKYIANLITNALNANIELTVKIESEEKFEVSDITCHFVNVKKCYIIEIKPWVQIITRMKNFTFLTSAISEYNEKSIVRQKLLDSLKCGKYAYYEECVVENGGFYVHLHSPKNTKYIYLTFQWSVLFSERTWQIGHYFIVNPTENGLMFAQRNESLLQKFDKKNATREELHSLWSELCSALDLCDNENQDETTVESNNT from the exons ATGGAAGATGCTAATAATGAAAATCAAAATGTATCAGATCGgcataaaaatttattttgtcAAATTACCAGAAAAATTACTGGGATATCTTATGAAAATATAGAGAAAAAATGGTTACATGGAAATACTTATAAATATATCGCTAATTTAATAACAAATGCTTTGAACGCTAATATAGAATTAACAGTAAAAATTGAG AGCGAAGAAAAATTTGAAGTTTCTGACATAACATGTCACTTTGTAAATGTCAAAAAGTGCTATATAATAGAGATTAAGCCCTGGGTACAAATTATTACTAGAATGAAAAATTTTACATTTCTCACATCTG CCATATCAGAATATAATGAAAAGAGCATTGTTAGACAAAAGCTGTTAGATAGTTTGAAATGTGGAAAGTacgcgtattatgaagaatgTGTGGTTGAAAATGGTGGTTTttatgtccatttacattcacccaAAAATACTAAATACATatatttaacgtttcaatggtcAGTATTGTTTTCGGAAAGAACTTGGCAAATTGGACACTATTTTATTGTAAACCCTACAGAAAATG GATTGATGTTTGCACAAAGAAATGAATCTCTATTACAAAAGTTTGATAAAAAGAACGCTACAAGAGAGGAACTTCATTCTTTATGGTCCGAGTTATGTAGTGCTCTTGATTTATGTGACAATGAAAATCAAGATGAAACCACTGTAGAATCTAATAATACATAA